The region TCACCGATCTTTCAAATGTTAAAAGTTGCTTCAAAGCATTGATGTCTAGGTCAGTAACTCCGAAAATTTAGTTTCTTTGCAATAAGCTTCTTGTGCTTCGAAGGATAGTCTGCATAATACACTCGCTCAGAGCTATACTTTGTCGCCATGAGACGCACATGAGCAGTAGAGCAAGAGCAAAGCGCAAGCACTATAGACGTCGAATGAAGTGTGAACAGCGGATAGAACGCGCGGCCAGTTCAGGCCGTCTGCTGCCATCATCTGCAATAGGCGCACGCATCCGGTTACCaatagttttgcttttgtttcctTTGGCGTTGCATATCTTGCTTTGCCACTGGAGCGCTACGTTCATGCTTTCCACTGTTTTCGGTACTGCTGGTCTTTTAAGAAGCAGAAATCCAATCCTGCCTGCATTCTATACACTTAGCAGGCAAGAAGTCGGATCTACAACAATTGGCTATCCTTGCGTAGGGATCCGATTCGACGGGCCATAACTACTAGTGGAACAAAATTATGCAACATGTTTTTAATCAATGCGAAAGCTGATGTGGAGGAGAATAAGTGGACAAAGTTTAAGAAAtaccaaaactttttttttgaaattgtCCTCAGAAATTTCCATTGTTCGGTGTTTTCTTCGGTGATAGTTAGCCCTATCGtatctctttattgaaaagttatATAAATATAACCTTTAGCAGTTTCATAAATAAGTATGCTTAGAACGTAATGCGGAATTGTTGCTGCTCTGCCACATGCCTTTTTTTTAAGATAAAGACCTGCAAAGTAGACAAAAAAGTTTCCTGGGCCGATTTTGAGGTTTGTATAAAAACATCTAAACTACCCATAAAAACCAAAAATAACTGAACACACACAAGAACATGCATATATTTAGTTGAAAAATTTCAGCTATCTAACTTtaatatattttgtgtaattcaGAACCCAAGTTGGCCAAAACAGCAGAGCAGGTAAGCGTGGCACTCCACCTCTTTGTCATTGATTCCCGGTGCTTCAAAAAAATTTTTGGCATCAAAACCAATTGCGGATCTCTTCTTTCCACTCATCAGGCAACAATATataaaattttgaaataaatttaaaaGGCCGATTAACCATCCTTTGTTCGATCTTGCATGGAATTACGCACAATTGTGTTTGTTCACCCATAGTTCACCTACCCCATTATACTTTCAATAACATTTAGTTGAGCAGGGACACGAAGGTGCACTAGCACTTTGTAAAGCCTGCAGGGTCTTTTATCAAATACCGAGTCGTAGATCCACTATTCCCCGGCAAACTCGAATCGATGGTATGTGCATGCAGGCAAAAAGGACGACAGTAGAGGAATGGCCACACATGCCTGGCTGTCCGAGGTACCCAGGGCAAGGTACGACCCATCAGCGCACCACGAGGCTGAGCACACATACTCCGAAGGGGAGGAAAGCTCCAGCAACTGGTCCACCTCGCCGGAGGAGGCATTCCAGGTGTACACCTGCCCCCTCAGGCACACCACCAGAAGGttggtggaagaccagtccatgAGGTTCAGGTCTACAGAAATGGGGCAAACCAAACTCAAAATTACAACTCCCAAAACAGTACCATACTGCCACAGGATTGGAGCAGTGCGGCTTTTGTCGCATGAGTGCAATGTCAGCGTGTTTTCCCCGACACAGCAGGCACTCGCAGCATCTTGCCAAGAATATTGTTTAAGCACAGCAATATCTCAATTGTAGCTGATGGAAGCTATATAGTCCAGCATATTCAGTTTTGTCCCATGCCCCAGGAGTCAGCGTTTTCCGCTGACTGAACTGCTAGCCGAACTGCCACTTTTGAATCAATTCTGTGCGAAACAGAAGCAAGGGTTGCAAATTTAATAAAGGCAGATTGGTGTAGCAAGCacttgttttcttgataccctcgataatgcAACATTCAGTTggttcagccattttttttttcggccccGTCAAATCCGAATTAACCTTATATACAAGCTATGACATTTGTCAATTTATGCTTGTCAATGAGGCCCCTTGGCTCTCTTCACAATGAATCAGAAGCAGTTGTGGCAGACAACTGAATAAAAATAGGACGACCATTACACACCATTACCTATTAACACAAGCTACGCTATCAAATCATAGCTAGGACCAACTACAGAAAGGCACGACTCACAAAAGTCATCCCTGATGTCAGGGCAGTCCAGTATCCGCTCTGCAGTCTTCGGTATGAATCTTGCATTCTTTTTTGCCGACGGAATTTGTTTTGACGCACTGTACAGAACCTTGTTGCCCCCATGGCCTGCAAGGGAGTGACAGAGGGGAGGAAATGTGAAATCACTTTGGCATCTACACTAGAATGGTTGCAATGGCACGGTGGCATCGCTGGCCATGAGAGACCAAAAGTGCGAAGGGTAGTGAGAGCAACAACTAGGTCCTATTCCTATCATCTTGAAAGCAGTCAACCAGAAAGCGAATGTGCAGGATTGCCTTTAGAGTAAACTCTTAAAGAGAATTCTTCGCGCTGAACATTGCTGGGACTTCAGATCAGTATTACACAGATTCAGAGTTGTTTGCCGAGCTTAATAAATATTTGCAAGATCCCCAAGAGAGTCATGCAAGTTACACTGTATCTGGGTAACAGACTGTGCATAGAGACATGGAACACAGCAGTTGCGTAGTCCCATTTTGAAATGTTTCCTACGTGGCAAACAATTTGTGTTCCAGGGCAATGCTTAATAGGGATAAAACTACAGCCAAACGCTGTTAAAAACAAATGCCTTCACTACAAAATGAGccatatacatacacacacgtagatatacatacatacatatacagggtgttgcagagaacactttcaaaaattcttaaaggttgcctttggcagatagcactattctcgttcataagctggtctactcgaagaggcggacattatttgcacaaaaaattgaaatctacaattgactaattaccaaaaattcactaattcagtttttaactaattacctgatggcccatactgcaatttacaaattgtagccgtggagttcgcaatgcggatccacttggaacgaattctcgcgatgacaccagtttcgagatatcaattcccaaactttgcagagaaatatatatatatatatatatgtgtgttgtGAAAAATTCAAATGTGTGTAACCTCGCAAAGCTGCAGCTGCACAGTGGGCTAAGAGGGACGCCATAGTGCAAAACTCTGGATTAAATTTGACCTCCTATGGAACATGCACGTTTGCGGAACATTTGTGTCCTCCCCCACCTGTATGCTACTGCCACGACCGGGGTCAGACCCTCGACCTCgtacacaacaccatagccaccgagcCAACAAGGGGAGTGGGCCGTATGAAGAGGACAACACGGCCTGACTAAATTATCTTGCACATGCATTGCAAGCACCACTGTAACAGAGttttgcaacattttttttttaataaaagaatCTCTGGTAACATTTTCATCTTTCAGAACAAAGCTGTTGCAACTTTGCATACACATGCATGTCCTTCAATGCCTGAATGATGAAGCTAGACTCTTTTGCCTTGCCATATGAAGCTGTGAAAGCTACAATTCCCTGCAGCTCTTCTTTTCCTCGCTGCCAGAGCTTTCAAGTGAGAAAGCTGTAGCCTTTTACAATATGAGATCAGCGGCCATCACTCCGAGGCGGTAGGTGTGAAAAAACTGGACGTTTAAAGTAAACATCTCGGCACAGTTTGGATAAAGCTTCCAACTTGTTTCAGCCCATTTTGTGCTCCAAAAAAAATAACCACTGCAATGAACTGACCTGTACAAGAAAAAGTATTGCGAGTCACACTCACTTCGGTATAAAGGTGTCTGCCTATGTACATTTGCCTACGAATGCTTTAAACTTgaagttttagaaatagcacaccCAGAATTCCACCCCTGCTTGTATTTTGTATTCCTTTTGCATTCTTAGGTATATGTGTTTGGATTCTTTTGAACACCCGGCAGTCtgcgtcccctaactttgggCGCACAATATCTGCAACTCCCTAGTAATGCGGCTTCTACTCTGGTCATTTCAATGGAACCTAGAAGAAATAAGCATAAAAGTGGTAATAAAATACCTTCAGGTGCTGGAGGGGCTTTGTCACTGTAGGCCATGATACGAAAGTTGGCAAGGTCAGTATTGAGCTGACCTTCCAGGGCAGCCCGATACTCTGGGTTATTAGTGTTCTCGTTGATGTTCTCTTGGTTTGTAagctgggggaaaaaaaaaaaagcatgcgtgGGGGGGAACGAAGCATGAAGTGAATAGAAATGCAAGGTGCtgctgacaaaaagaaaagcaatgtTATGCAGGACAAAGTACTGATGATCCATTTCAGAGTGCAGGGCTTGTGCTGGCATCACGATTCAGCCACTGCATTGCTGAAAGAGCATGCTGAAACAGCGATAGAACTGCCATGGCACAAATGCGTGCGACCTGCGATTGGAATGCATTATTTTCTCTTCACGGATATAAACGTGCCAAGTATGCACCATCGAAGCTTGTTAATGTGAATTTGTCAGCAGCAGCAACGGCGCCAAAATTACCCTATGAACAAACAAAACTAACAAATGGCCACTGCATCAACATAATAGTACCTCTATTtagtgtgtgtgcgtggggggggggaCTACTCTTACAGAAAGTGTCGAACAAATGAAGCCACTGAAAGCAATAGGGTTACCAAGTCCTGATCACATGGCTTTGCACTTATGCACTCATTCTCTAGCAATAGCTGTGGGGGCATGGAAGAGAATTCATGTCCTCTGCATAGCATTTGAGCAGTGCAGATGCAACAGGAGGTAGGCTATACACAGAGACGGCTACAAGCGATCACTTTCGATAGAGGTTGTATGCGACTCATGCATACACACATTAGGGAGCACATGGTTTGCGTTTCATCTCCAGTGTTTAGCAACTAACAAAGGCATGAGCAAAAATAAACATGGTATCGAGTTACGAAGAAATTTAAAGGGCAGATCAGATGCTTTCAAGGAGTACACACGTTTGAGGGGCCCCTGCCCCGCAGTCATAACATCAGCCTATTTCCATCTACGTACTGCAGGACCACCagtgtaagaaatatacttcaggtgttgacactccgCCCAACAGCGCAACcagatcgtgttcgctgtagccacgccccatcggcccctgagccgcagcgccccccTACGCAGCTGCGGCCGACGCATGTGCTATAGCCATGGTGTGGCTATAGCACATGTGCCGGCCGCATCTGCGTggggggcgctgcggctcaggggccgatggggtgtggctacagcgaacacgatctgtCCGCGCTCTCCGCCGCAGCGGGCGGCGACTTTCAACACCTGAAGTGcatttcttacaccgtgatcaGCCTATTTCcatctactgcaggacgaaggcccctcccagcAATCTCCGATTGCCCCTGTCTTGTGCCAGCTGATCCCATCTTCTGCCTACAAATTTCCCAATTTCTAACACCACCCGATTCCTTCACCCCCCCATTAAGCAATCCTTAACTTCTCAAGCTGCTTTGTTAAGCTCCGAGTTTCTACCCCATGTCAGTTGTCCAAGCAATAATAAATGGTTGAACAGTTTTCTGCGACCATTAAATATCGTTTTCACAAGCATTACTGACCACGTAGTTCGCCAGTTCAAACTGCATTTTGTGCCGGTTCGGTATGAAGCGATCACCACCATTTCGGCCCAGTGGCGTCGTCTGCTTTGATGGGTTTTTGTGGCTGCGGTTGTgtttgcctgaaaaaaaaaaaataaaagaaatgcaaacGCTTGTGAACATGCTGCACCACCGAAAATAAATTGAAGCAGATGCAAATAAAATCCTAGCACAAACGCAGAAGCAACAAGTACTGCATTTTTATTAAGTTAATGGCAATGTGAATTTAATACAAAAACTAAGTTAAACACCAAGAGTAAATCGCAAGAGCTGGCTGGATCTTGTGTACATGAAACTTGGTTAATGTGTCATTTTTTTTATGACACCCCACACTCAGCACTGGAGCAACTCCCCTTTGTTCAGCTTCGCAACTTACAAAATCCGGTCACTTTAAAAAATGCTACACCAAGTGTACAGCCAGATTTAGCACCCGACTTTGCTGTTGAACTTTCCAGAAAAAGAATGACAATTTCATGAATGGCACATTTTAAGCCTGTGAACAACTAAAGTAAAATCTCGTTATAATGAAGATGAAGGGGTTGCCAAAATCAgttatagtcattacttcgttatataTATATCATTGCCCTTTACAGCAATATATGCCCAATCTGGTGCCCAACTTTAAACATGCACAAAAGAAGAAACTTTCCAGCCCACAGATCTGCTACATGGCAATGCAAGAGATAAAATTTTAACAGCAAAAGAATCTTCGGCATGTGCATCACACGACCATGTGCATCACACGACCATGTGCATCACACGACCATGTGCATCACACGACCATGTGCATCACACGACCATGTGCATCACACGACCATGTGCATCACACGACCATGTGCATCACACGACCATGTGCATCACACGACCATGTGCATCACACGACCATGTGCATCACACGACCATGTGCATCACACGACCATGTGCATCACACGACCATGTGCATCACACGACCATGTGCATCACACGACCATGTGCATCACACGACCATGTGCATCACACGACCATGTGCATCACACGACCATGTGCATCACACGactgcctttacgatagctgccttccgTTCCAATGCGATGGTCTTTTGCTTCTGCTTCCCACTTGGCTCTGTTAAAGCGTCCTGAAACTGGCAAAACAGCATTAcgaaaaaaggcgaaagcttgcactagaaCGTTCAAAGCTCAAGAGACAGCGTAGTTGGCAGATTGATTGTGTCTCTTGGTTGTGGCTAGGTTAtccctctttatttctttctctctttgtctctctctcccaaaggaagttgtgttgcaatcgtcagtacaatgcaaccatatggttcccataaatgcacgttctgcaagcgttggtgtatagcgcagtggttatgacgctcgccttcggaccgtgggcacCCAGGCTCGAGTCCTGCCTTGCCCAAGAACGTTcatattgttttatttatttatttctctcgggcgaCAAGCGAAGACGCGCCAGGATGAtgtcgcggcgcatgcgcagtagtgcgcagctggcgggagctcgaaGGAGCAGTGTCTGTGTGGcatcgcctggttgccatgggtacagcgcggcagtttcgtgccacacgcacaaattacggctggcttaaacagcttcactatTAAAAGTCTCCTGGTCGAGCAGCACATGGCACACAACATAGTGCATCGACTGGGCGGCTGGTCCAGGCTGGTTCACCACTCACATGGCTCCATTGCATGAATGAGGAGGCCAACAAACCTCGCTGCACTGGCTTGGCCAACTAAAGGCCTCCATGAAGCAGCGCTGATGCGACCTCTAAAGCCACGCCAAGCTGCACCAGCCTGCACGGCACTCCGCAGTTGGAGAGAAGTAGATGCGCTGGTCTTTCACACAGCCACGTGCAAGTAACGGCTAAGCATCACATTGTCTTTCTAAATGTGGCGTGTCGCACAGGTTGAGCGCAGCTACACGTGGCCTGCAAGTTTGCCCCAGTGCAATCTCATGTGCAAGGATTGGTACAGTTGCATACATTCAAAAGCTTGAGCAGCACGAAACAAAATCAGCCATGTCAAATGGCAGCCCACTGCATTGGCTGTGGTGCCGCCACACATTTCTCCTGGCAGCAAATTTATATTGCATTGTACTACGTAACAAGCTATATGGCAACATTAGTGTAGCCATGGCACAGGAAACAAGTCTGCTGGATGATGTGCAACTTTTCATTGTGCATGGAGCCCTCCTATGCAATGGCCTTAATGACACTAGATCTAATTACAGCCAATAATCACAAAAGTACCATAATTTTTTCAAAGTTGCAGCTAGAACTGGTACCTGAAATGTTTAAAACAGATCAAATGCAAGTTTTAGGTGTGTTAGCAGCCGGAATGCAGTTGTCCAAGATTAGATCCCACTGTTCTCAGAAACTTTAAATGATGCTCTTCAAATGCAGTTGCCTGTAGTTATGCAACAGCCCTGGATTTACAAAGCTAAACTGGAATGGGATGTGCCAACAGTGGGTCAAATACACAACTTCGGATTGTGCATAATTTAGTTTCTGATGCTACTACAACTGCACTAGTGTTGTACATTGTAGCAAGAGCCATGCTGTGGCACAGTACACAAAcctatcttttttcttttttttgcaaggaCTGGATAGTTGGCCGAAACCAGAAATGCAAAACTAATAGGACAGTGACCGATCAATCTATCGGCACACTCGCATAAAAGTTTCAAGCAAACTGAATAAGCTCACCAGGAGTCTTCCTCGGCGTTTTCGAGGGCGTCTTGCTCATGGAAATGTTGGCCTGGCAAGCCGACAGGTTTTGCAATGAGGAGTTAAATAGGGCAGAGGTGGATAAAATGGAAGTGCTTGTTGTGTTCAGGACAGAGTTGTCCATCGTCTTGCAGGAACGCGTCAGCCCGCGGCTGTTGTTGAGGTCTTTTCCATCCCTTTCCATCAGGGGCATGGTGCTGGTGTTGCTGTAAATGAAGTTGTAATTGCAAATCAGTGCAAGTCCATTTGTTGGCATGCTGTACTGAAATGGTGCTTCACGTGAAATACCAGATACAAATAAAAATAAGCTCTAAAACGGGGAACCTCAAAGAGTTAACAAAGCATGGCATGTGGTTGGCATGTTAACAGTCATGCAAGTGATGCAGTATAATTAACTTAAGGAAAAAAACATTGCTAAAACAGCTGCGGATAAGTGAGGCGTGCTACAGTACAACAGCCATGCAGTAATGTGCATGCTGGTTACATTGGCTTTAGCACCCTCTGTAGTAACCCTTTACTCTAGTGCAGACATAGCACTGAACTTTGCTGAAacagtgtgaagaaaaaaaacagatcCGAAGCTTAACACTAGCGCTCCAATGTTCAGTCCAAAACAAACAAGCCCAAACTGCCACTCCTGCGCAGAGAATCCCCacctttttgtttcttctttttcgccaTGTATCAAAGCACTCTTCTAATGAAAAGAGCTTTATTCCGGAGCTTTGAAAAGTCTGTGACCAAGGTGCCAATGTATCAACAAGTGCAGAAAAGTGAAGTGTGTGTACAGCCCCGATACTACGATACATTTGCAAATATTATGTGACATAATCGGAAGTCGAATAATTCAATCATTGCAAAGTGGAGCAAACAAGCACAAATATCTGCAGCTCCTAGTATCAGCTTAGGTGCACGCACCATGATGTACAAGACTTCCATTCACTTACTGAAGCCATTAAGGGCATCAAGCCAGTTCATATACTGCGTTGACCCCATCTACCCTCTCAGTGGTGCCTGTGCTGAGCAGACCTTCATACAGCACAACACAGACTGTGGTGAAGTCATTAAATTTCGACTTCACCTGAATTCAGTTGCACGGCTAAACGCCAAAAAGTGTTCTCAAAGCAACAAGACAAGGCATACTGCATATTCAAGCATGGAGAAAGTAATGCGCTGCTAGAGCATCCGTAGGAAAGATTAATGTAAATTTGTCCGTGAACCGTACTCCAACTGACAAGGGTATCTCCAGTTGTTCAGCACAAGGACGCGAAACCTGGTCGAAAAACAAGGAAAAGTCTGGCGTAGCGAGCGCAAAGCGCCTTCAAATGCCAAAAAATACTCTTAAATAAAGGCCTCAGAGTAACGAAGGCATAAGAACCCCTTGGTGACGATACGCACAGGGGCATGTCGCTGTTATCCTATAAACTTACGGCTCATACCCACCTAAGGCGCCACTAAAGGGGGGTGTTGCCTTGTTTGGCGAGGTGTACGCGCTCACCGAGAACCAAAGCAGCATATAGCGGCACAGGCCGCTAGAAGGAATCAAAAGCACAataaccaggaaaaaaaaaaataacgaacgATATACTCATAAAAGAACTGAAATGACTGTACGACAACGAATATAGCTGCGCGACAGTCGGGCGCTGAAATGCTGCAAGGCACCCCATATCGTATTTCAACATGTTAGATTAAGTTTGGTCGGATAATTTTCGCACTGAAAACCCACCATTACCGGTTCCTTACCACTAACGTCGGCAGTCGTGCCCAGAACACCAGAGCACGAAATTTCACCGCTTAGCACTACCGACTTCAGCCTGTGAAGTAAGGGCGACAGCACGAAACGCAAATCAGATCCTCGACTTTTCACTCATATTTTTAAAACGACCCTGCGCGACTTAATAGATTCGAGCATCAAAGGTACACTCGGCCAGAATTATTCTAGGAGCAGTAGACATTTCACGTGAGCACACACCCTGCAGAACAAAAGCACGTCAAACCGCTAACACAATCAAATTAAAAGACTCGTTGCATCTCACCTTTAAAGCAGGGGTCGGTGataaagaatacaaaaaaaaaaaatgttttgcgacCAAGCAGTCCCACGGAGCACCACGCCGGGATGCAACAAATACGCTCGACGTCAGTGAGCTGAGTGATTGAGACGTTGAGCCAACATACGAAATTTAAATGGTGGCGCGGTCGCACCAGTCAAGCACGAGACAGCACGAGAGCACGATACCTTTTGCACTGGTAAACATAGAGGGCAGCACGAAACAATTTTCACTCTTTTCAATTTATTTTTTACCACTTTTTTCCATTTTCATGCACCTACGTAGCTC is a window of Dermacentor silvarum isolate Dsil-2018 chromosome 4, BIME_Dsil_1.4, whole genome shotgun sequence DNA encoding:
- the LOC119450196 gene encoding cell division cycle protein 20 homolog produces the protein MPLMERDGKDLNNSRGLTRSCKTMDNSVLNTTSTSILSTSALFNSSLQNLSACQANISMSKTPSKTPRKTPGKHNRSHKNPSKQTTPLGRNGGDRFIPNRHKMQFELANYVLTNQENINENTNNPEYRAALEGQLNTDLANFRIMAYSDKAPPAPEGHGGNKVLYSASKQIPSAKKNARFIPKTAERILDCPDIRDDFYLNLMDWSSTNLLVVCLRGQVYTWNASSGEVDQLLELSSPSEYVCSASWCADGSYLALGTSDSQVHLWDIRQRKRLRVLTGHASRVCSLAWNGHTLSSGARSGFVHHHDVRVAQHHVGTLSAHQQEVCGLRWAPDGRMLASGGNDNLLRVWPSTMSHGAVEPLHSFTEHQAAVKAIAWCPWQSSVLASGGGTADRCIRFWSCNMGTQLNSIDTGSQVSSILWSNEHKEIISGHGFSKHELSIWKYPSMRKMAELTGHTARVLCMCLSPDGSMVASAGADETLRIWNCFAVDPAKKKQQKLRMDSTASTIFRQSIR